A genomic stretch from Octopus sinensis linkage group LG14, ASM634580v1, whole genome shotgun sequence includes:
- the LOC115219362 gene encoding uncharacterized protein LOC115219362 encodes MNSWSVNMDNGTTITHPHQFGFYRWNFPNMTFPASFQIPEQTSHNCDLSPTQTMLPKSYLDYQMKLNDLCQQRSTMASTAVSSPMNRKILLKTQLMRVLLARQRPGYLEFLQRYAAEQVNSFQTSTSDYLDHIRQNATEDFHRNGIEVSVIDNDFGRNHMFHQENSLINNIADSEIKLGRARISNKRSCNAISYQFTSTSLSNHENVDESVKSCRHTCTGEFYIPQNSKKNSFRHLRSRRPVNGTRKTEIINKESDVIRSFTFLQRKRPRHVGQYHSPSNDDEITASKRDPLDSCRSNLETDFSGHSWE; translated from the exons AT GAATTCTTGGTCTGTTAACATGGACAATGGAACGACCATAACTCACCCGCATCAGTTTGGGTTCTACCGATGGAACTTTCCAAATATGACCTTCCCTGCAAGTTTCCAAATCCCTGAGCAAACCTCTCATAACTGCGACCTAAGTCCAACTCAGACAATGTTACCAAAATCCTATTTGGATTATCAGATGAAATTAAATGATTTGTGCCAACAACGGTCAACAATGGCCTCGACCGCTGTGTCCAGTCCCATGAATCGCAAGATCTTATTGAAGACTCAATTAATGAGAGTCTTATTGGCAAGACAGAGACCTGGCTACCTGGAATTTTTGCAAAGATATGCAGCAGAACAGGTCAACAGCTTTCAGACATCAACCAGTGATTATCTGGATCACATTCGACAGAATGCCACTGAAGATTTTCATCGAAATGGCATTGAGGTTTCAGTTATAGACAATGATTTTGGCAGGAACCATATGTTCCACCAGGAAAACTCACTAATAAATAATATTGCAGACAGCGAAATAAAATTGGGCAGAGCAAGAATTAGTAATAAGAGAAGCTGTAACGCCATAAGTTATCAATTCACATCGACTTCCTTGAGTAACCATGAAAATGTAGATGAATCGGTCAAGTCTTGCAGACACACTTGCACCGGTGAGTTCTATATTCCCCAAAATAGTAAAAAGAATTCATTTCGACATTTGAGATCTCGAAGACCTGTAAATGGAACGAGGAAAACagaaattataaacaaagaaTCTGATGTAATCCGGTCCTTCACTTTCTTACAAAGGAAACGTCCAAGACATGTGGGACAATACCATTCTCCATCCAATGATGACGAGATTACTGCGTCTAAAAGAGATCCACTTGATTCTTGTAGATCTAACTTGGAAACTGATTTTTCTGGGCATTCTTGGGAATGA